From the genome of Streptomyces sp. V2I9:
GCAGGTCCGCGAGGACGGACAGGTCCGTGACGCGGGTCGGCGTACCGGGGCGGTCCTTGCACCTGATCCCGGTGGAGAGGACGTTCCACGGCAGCTGCCGCACCGAGGGCGGCGGTGCGTAGGACACCGAGGCGATCTGCACGTCCAGGCTCCGGTAGCCGACGGGGAGGGTACGGCCCGCAGCGGCGTCCTGGGGGTGGACGTCGTGCTCGGTGATCCGGCACTTCAGATCCCGACGTGTCCATAAGAATCCACCGGGAGCCTCCTTCCAGCCGCCGGTGGCGAGCGAGTCCCACAGGGCGTCGTGGTGCGCGTCGATCTCGTCCGCGGGAGCGGTAGCGGAGTGGTAGAGGTACAGGTCGGTCAGGCCGATGGCCGGCGCAGCGGTGGTGGGGACCAGGCCGTACCGGTAGCGGTAGTGGATGATCCGCCGCCGGGCGTCGTCGTCGGCAGTCCAGCCGCTCTGTTCGGCCGTGGCCTTCTCCTGCGTACGGCGCCAGATGCCTTCCTCGATGTAGCGGGGTCGGTCGGCATCGCCGAAGTAGGTCTTCCAGACCTGCTGTTGGTCGGGGGTGAGCTGGTCGATGACGATGTACGGGATGTCCACGATCTCTCCCTGGAGAATCACGCCTGGATGTTCCGGGTGCATGGCAGGCTCCGTTTGCTGGGAACGTGGGGTGAACGTCCCGGACAGCGGAGCGGAGTCAGTGGTCGGAGGGCGAGCTCGCGTCCGTTGAGACGGCGGCGGGCTGGTGACCGAGGCCGTTGAGGAGCGGGACGGCCTGCTCACGCAGTGCCCAGGCCGGGCCCACCAGGCCGACGACGGCCAGAAGCGTGAGCGCGATGCCTCCGCCTTCGGGGTGCACGGAGCGCGGCGCGGCTTTTCGGGCGTGGCGTCGCCGAGGCCCGGTCACGGGGTGCCGCCGAGGGCCCGTCCGTGTGCGTCGACGAGGCGGCTGGTCTGCTGGTGCAGCCACTCCAGCTCGACAGAGGTGAGGATGAGCGCGCCATCGAGGGTCGATCCGTCGTCCAAGTGGAACTCGATGGGAACCGATCCCTGCCGGGCACGCGGGTCGTAGACCGCGTCCCGTCCGGCCGAGAGCGTGGCGTGGGTGGCCCTCACCGGCACGGGACGGAGCGTCGTCCCGTCAGCGGGCGCGGACCACGGGGCTCCGCCCCCGGGCGGACGCAGGTGGTACGTCGTAGCGGAGCCCTCACCGGGGAGAGCGACCACGACCCCGAGACGGCCATCGCGAGCGCTGTCCGTGGCGAGGTCGCCGAGCCGTGGAACGAACGGTGCTGCCGTACCTAACTCGGCTCCCTGCGAGGGAAGATGAGAAGAACGTCGTCGCGTCATGCCCCGAAGTTAGGGACAGGACGGGCCTCGAATATGAGCCGGAGGAATACGACCCCTATCCGTCCAGGTGAAAGCGGTCGGACATGTGCCGCAGCTTCTCCCTCGTGGCTGCCCGTTCCGCGTAGACGATGCTGCGAAGCGTTGAACGGGCGATGGGGTGGTTCCGTACGAGCTGCGGCGCGATCCGCTCAGCCGTCTCCAGCTCGGTGAGGGCCTTTGCCCGGTTCCCGTCCCACAGCCAGGCCCGTGCGACGTCCATGTGGTGGTGGCCCTGACGGGAGTTGGGTAGTGCCCCGACCAAGCTCGGGCTGGTGCGGCGGTTTATCTCCAGAGCTTTGCCCTGCTTGCCCATTTCGAGGGCCACGCTGATCGCGTGGATCTGTACGTTTCCGGCGGAGAACGTCAGCGAATGCCGGTCGTACACCGGTGCGCTGACGTACGCGTCCATGCGTTCGGCAGCGTCCTTCGCGTGTCCGATCCGGTCCTCCGCTTCCGATGGGCGGTTGGCCCGAGCGGCGGAGATGGCCGCTCGGAGCTGAAGCGTGCCCCAAGCCCGTACGGCCAGCGGATCACCGTGCTCGTACGGCTGTTGCACCGAGGCGATCGCCTTGTCCGAGAGGGTCAGGGCGTCGGTCCAGTCGGCCGTCGCCCACATGTCCCAGACGCGCATCCAGTCGGCGACGGCAGGCAGCACCGGATCTCCCGACAACCTGGCTGACCACGCGGCCCGTTCGCACGCCATGGCCACCAGCTCGGGGTGTCCGAGGGCGTGCGCGGCGGTGTGCGCGAACTTGCAGCACACGGCGTAAATGGCATACGCCTCTTCCCGCTCGTGCCCGTCCGAGTCCTCCGCCAGGCTGCGCGCTTCCCGGAACAGGTCCGGGAGAACTTGGAGGATCGCGGCGTTGGAGGCGGTGTCCCGCAGGCGGTGCAGCCGGGTCACCTCACGCCATAGCTGTGAGGCCGGCCGGGGAACCCCGTCGAAGACGGGAACGAGGTCGTAGCGGCGCAGCTCGCGCAGGATCGACGAGGCGGCGATCTGCCACTGGCTGTCGTCGGGGGAGCTGCTGTACGGGCGTCCGATCAGGTCGTTCGGATGGACGTGCAGCTCTGCGGCCACCTGGTTGAGCAGCCCGACCCGGTCCAGTTCGATCAGGCCCCGTTCCATCTTCGACACCCAGCCCTGTGACTTCCCCAGGGCCGTCGCCAGGTCGGCCTGCGGCATGCCCAGTCGCAGCCTCGCCCTGCGAGCGCGTTTGCCGATCTCCTCGGCTTCCTCCAGCATCAGGACACCTCCCGGCCGCCGGACGATCCGGCGCGACCGCCGGTCTGTCCGTACAGAGTTCGTCTCCTGCACGGTACCCATGACGCGGCTTCAGCGTGAGGCGAGCTGCCAGGACGGTGGCGGCGACGGGCCGTGTACCGCTGTCCCGTCCTGAACGGCCGGTCCAGGGCCGGAGGCGCTTCTGTCCGCCATCAGTGCCCGGACTGCCACCAGGCATTGAACCTGAAGCCGCCGGTGCCGAGCGACAGCGGATCATGGGGATGAGGGACATTCCACGTCGCACACCGCCGGAGGCAGCCAGTGATCACCGTGACTGTCCTCCACCCTGGAACCATGGGCGCGGCGATCACCGCCGAGCTCGTCGCCGGCGGCCATGAGGCACTGTCGGTGACCAAGGGGCGCAGTGAGAACACCTGGCTACGCGGGAGGGAAGCCGGTGCCACGGCGTACGACTCGCTCGCGGAAGCGCTGACCCGAAGCGCAGTCGTTCTCTCGGTGTGCCCACCACAGGCGGCGGAGGACGTTGCAGCGGCGGCGGCCGCGCACGGCTTCGCGGGGGTGTACACCGATGTGAACGCCATCAGCCCTCAACGCGTACGGCGCATCGCCGACGAGATCCGCCCCGGCTCCGCAGTCGTCGACGGTGCCGTTTTCGGTCAGCCGCCAGGCGAGGGGCGTGCCACACGGCTCTATCTCGCAGGCGCCGATTCTGCCGTCGAGCTGGTGGCGTCGCTGTTCACGGACTCTGTGCTGCACGTGTGCCGCGTCAGGGACACACCCGGTTCCGCTTCCGCTCTGAAGATGGCCTTTGCCAGCTACCAGAAGGCCGCCCGCACCCTCGCCGGCATCGCTCACGCGCTCGCCGACGCCCATGGAGTCGGTGCCCAGCTCACGGCCGAAGTCGAGATCATGGTCTCCGCGATCCTCTCCGACTCCGAGTATCTGCCGAGCGTGGCAGCCAGGGCCTGGCGCTGGGCGCCGGATATGGAAGAGATCGCCCCTACGCTCCGCGCGGCTGACCTGCCCCCGGACATGGCCGAGGCCACGGCTCGGGTGTTCGCTTATTGGGAGCAGGACAAGGACGAGTACGACTTGACTGTCGTGCATGCCCTCTCCCAGCTCCAGCCTGGAAGAAGCAGTTGACTCGTTCACACCGACCGCACCGCCGAGGGGCGGTCGCCTCCGCCCAAGGCGAGACGTAGTAACGGTGGGCTCGGCCGACGCAGCAGGTTCCCGCGAAGCCGTGGGGCGTAGAACGGCGCTGCGCGTCTGTGCCGTCAGAACTTGCTGGCTTGGAGAGGGCCTTTGCGAGAGCCGCTATACGCACCAGGCCGGTGTTCTTGCGGGGGGCCGGGCATCATCGAGGGCGCATTCGTCTGCTGCAACATGCGTCCGGGGCCGTGGCTTGCGGTCTCTGCGTCACCCCATTGCGGTGGGCGCGGAACGGGCACGCAAACCTAGACAGATACCAGACACCAAACAAGGCCCAGGTCGATGACCTGGGCCTCAGTCGTGGAGCGGGTGACGAGAATCGAACTCGCGCTCTGAGCTTGGGAAGCTCATGTTCTACCATTAAACTACACCCGCGAAGCATGCCGATCACCGGCGCTGCAGCGTTTCACACTGTACCCCATGCCAGGCCCCCGGCGGATGCGCCGTGGGGCCTCTCTGTTGTGCGGGCGAGAGGGGGTGGGGGATGGACAGGGGTGTGGTGGGCGGGAGTTGAGGGCGTAGCGTGGGTGGTCGGAGTGCCGGGTGTGGTGGCGTCCCGTTCATCCCCTAATGTGGCTTTCTCGTCCGTATGTGGTTGGGGAAGGGACTTGATGGAGTCGATGGAGCGCACCGTCGTCCGCTGTGCCGAAGGGCATGTTTTCGCTACCTCGTCGTTCCCGATGCAGCAGCTCGGGGCCGGCCGGATCGGGCCCGGGCGGTTGATCCGGTGTCCCCGCTGTGCGCGCTTGCGGCAGGCCGTGCCGGTGGCGTTCGAGAAGCGGTAGCGGCATCCGGGGCGGAGCCGAAGACCGGTAGCCGTAGCGGCATCCAGGTGGGAGCCGACGAGCAGGAGCGGTAGCCGGGCACGAGTCGGGCGGTAGCCGTGTGCGGGCCGTGGCGTTCGGGTAGCCGTCGCCACGGCCTCTCGTCACAGCAGGCCTGCGCGAGCGGCCCCGACCGAAGCCTGCCTACCGAAGTCGGCCCCGCGAAACCCCTGCCCGCCGGGACCGGCCCCGCGCAGCCCCCGCGCGCCGGAGCCGGCTCCGCCGAAGTCGGCCCCCCCATGGGCCGCCCCGCCCAGCCAGGCCGCCGAAGGCAAACCCCAGGCCCCCAAACCCCCGGCCCAACCCCCCCCGAACCCCGGCCCCCAAACCCCCGGCCCCCGAACCCCCGGTCCCCAACCCCCACACCCATCTCCCCCGGGCGCATGTGGGTGGTCCGGTCCCCCACACCCATCTCCCCCGGGCGCATGTGGGTGGTCCGGTTGGGGTGGGGTCGTGCCTTCTGCGTATCCTCGGGGCGTGCTTCTCTCAGACAAGGACATCCGGGCCGAGATCGACGCCGGCCGAGTCCGTATCGATCCGTACGACCCTTCGATGGTGCAGCCGTCGAGCATCGACGTGCGGCTGGACCGCTACTTCCGGGTGTTCGAGAACCACCGGTACCCGCACATCGACCCGGCCGTCGAGCAGACCGACCTGACCCGTACGGTCGAGCCGGAGGGGGATGAGGCGTTCATCCTGCACCCCGGGGAGTTCGTGCTGGCGTCCACGTACGAGGTGATCTCGCTCCCCGACGATCTGGCCTCCCGGCTGGAGGGGAAGAGCTCCCTCGGGCGGCTCGGTCTGGTGACGCACTCGACCGCCGGGTTCATCGACCCCGGCTTCTCCGGGCACGTGACCCTGGAGCTCTCGAACCTCGCCACGCTGCCCATAAAGCTGTGGCCGGGGATGAAGATCGGGCAGCTGTGCATGTTCCGGCTGACGTCGCCGTCCGAGTTCCCGTACGGCTCCGAGCGGTACGAGTCGCGGTACCAGGGCCAGCGGGGGCCGACGGCCTCGCGGTCGTTCCAGAACTTCCATCGGACCCAGGTGTGATCAATCATGGCGAGTGACGTGCGGGAAAACCTCACCTACGAGGGCTTCGGGCGGGCGATGCGCGAGCTGGCGCAGGCCGTCGCGGACGACGGGTACGAGCCGGACGTGGTGCTGAGCATCGCCCGCGGCGGTGTGTTCGTCGCCGGTGGGCTCGCCTACGCGCTCGACTGCAAGAACATCCACCTCGTCAACGTGGAGTTCTACACCGGGGTCGGGACCACCCTGGAGATGCCGGTCATGCTGGCGCCCGTCCCCAACGCGATCGACTTCTCCGACAAGAAGGTCCTGATCGCGGATGACGTCGCCGACACCGGCAAGACGCTCAAGCTCGTCCACGACTTCTGCGTCGACCACGTCGCCGAGGTCCGCAGCGCCGTCATCTACGAGAAGTCCCACTCCCTCGTGAAGTGCGAGTACGTGTGGAAGAAGACCGACCAGTGGATCAACTTCCCCTGGAGCGTGGAGAAGCCCGTCGTCCGGCGGGACGGGCAGGTGCTGGACGCGTAGGGCCGTGGCCCCCCTGACCGTGGGCCCGCCCGGCCGTCACCCCCCTGACCGTGGGCCCGCCCGGCCGTCACCCCCCTGACCGTGGGCCCGCCCGACCGTCACCCGCCTGATCGTGGGCCCGCCCGACCGTCACCCCGTCTGACCGCGGCCCAGCCCGGCCGTCACCCCGCCTACGCGAAGGTCCCCGGAGCGCCGTGCGTGCTCCGGGGACCTTCGCGTACCTGCCTCAGATCGTGCCCAGCTTGATGATCGACAGGAGCGCGATCAGCTGGATCGCCGACGCTCCCAGCGCCTTCGGCCAGGGCAGGTCGTGCGACTTGCTGACCATCGACGTGAACAGCGCTCCGGCCGCCAGCCAGGTCAGCCAGCCCAGGATCTGGACCAGGGAGTTCTCACCGCCCAGGAACACGGCGAAGACCAGGCGCGGCGCGTCCGTCATCGACATGATCAGCATCGACAGGCCCACCGTCGGCTGCCACGAGCCCGTGCCGCCGAGCTGGCGGGCCAGGGTGTGGGTGACCGCGCCGAGGACCAGACCGCCGATGACGAAGCCGACACCGGTGAACAGGACGTACGGGATGGCCGTCGAGATCGTCGCGTTGATCGCTTCTTCGCGTGCCTGGTCGAAGCCGAACAGCGCGAGCAGTCCGTAGAGGAACGTGACGACCAGCGCCGGACCCCAGACCGGGTAGTCCCGCATCTGCCAGAACGTCGGTCCCGGGCGCATCACGATGCCGCTCAGGAGCTCCTTCCATCGCAGCCGCGGGCCGGCCGGCGGGGCGGGGGCGTCACCGGCGTGGTAGGTGCTGCCGTCGCCGTACGGGTCCTCGTCGACGCGGAACGCCTGCGTGTGACCGGGGTTGTTGGCGTACGGGTCGTGGGGCGCGGGGTCGGCGTAGGGGTCGCCGAAGTACTCCGGCTCGCCGTGGCCGCCTCCGCCGTGGTGGCCGCCGGGGCCGTGCGGAGGCCGTCCGCCTCCGCCCTGCCGGCCCTGGCCCGGATGGCCGCCCCCGGTGTACGGGGGGCCCTGCGGGGCGCCGTACGGCGGTGGCACCGAACCGTTGCCGGGGGCGCCGGCGGTCGGCCACGGCTGAGCACCGTACGGCGGCTGTGGTGCCTGCCCTCCGTACGGCTGCTGCCGCTGCTGCTGCGGTTGTTGCGGGGTGCGGTTGTCCCGGCCGCGTCCGATCCTGAATCCAGCCACCCGTCGAACGTACCTGGTCCCCGGCGTCCGGGGGCAGGGCAGGGGAGGGCCGTCCGCCATTGCGGCCGAGCTGTGACATCCCCTAAGGGGTGAACCCCGGCCCGCCGGCGGGGGAGTTCAGGGGAGGAAGACCGCCGTGGAGAAGGTGACGGCGGGCTTGTCCGTGGTACCCGCCGGGTAGAGCGCGACCAGGTCCTGCCGCTCGCCCCGGTACGTCCGTACCACCGTGTCCGGCTTGCGGTCGCCGTCGTGGTCGCCGTGGCTCAGGAGGGCGGTGCGGGTGGTGCCTGTCACGTCCAGCGGCGCGCCGGGGAGCTTCTCCGCCGCGAACGCGTACGGCCCGCCCGGCCGCACCGGGCCCTCCGCCGAGCCGAGGAGGAGGGTGCCTTTGCCCGCCTGGCCGGGGGCGTGCGGGCGGGCGGCGGCGACGAGGTCGTCGTAACCGTCCCCGTCCGTGTCGGCCTTGGGTTCGGGAGCGTAGAGGTACGGGCCGCCGTCGGGCAGCAGTTCCGCGCCGCGCGGAGCTCCGGCGCGGGTGAAGGGGCCGTGCAGGAAGGTGATCCGGCCGGCGCTGGCGGTGACCGCGAGGTCGGCCTCGCCGTCGCCGTCGAAGTCGCCGCAGACCGGCTGCTCGGGCCAATCGTTGCCGGACCGGGCCTTCTGCGGGATGCGGACGGTGACCGCCTTGCCGGTGAGTCCGGCCGGGGAGCCGAAGAGGATCTGGAGGGGGACGGGCGGAGCACCGATGCCGTTGTACGGGGGGTCCGTCGAGACGATCAGGTCGCTGAAGCCGTCCCGGTCGAGGTCGCAGGCGGCCTCGGCGTCGAACGCGGCGGGCAGGGTGTCGCCGGACTTCGCCGCGTTCGCCCGCGCGCTCAGGAGCTGCCGTACGGCCGGGTCCAGGGGGCGGTCGGGGTCGCCGGTGCCGTAGACGACCCCGATGCCCGCGTCGTCGCCGTGGCTGTCCTCGGGGGCCTTCACCAGGTCGTCGAGGACCAGGTCGCGGTGGCCGTCGCCGTTGAAGTCGTACGGGACGCGGCTGCCGTCCCCGCGGGGCACGGGCAGGCTCGCCGTGCCCGCCCCGGCCCGGGCCCGTGGCGGGGTGTCCCCGTTCTTGGCGCCGGACGCGGGGGAGGGGGACGGGCCCGAGCAGGCCGTGAGCGCCAGCAGCAGGACCGAACAGCCTGCGGCGAGGACGGCCGGTACCCGGCCGGGTATCGCGGCCTTCGGGTGCTCGGGGCGGGTGGGTCGGCGCACGGGTGCCTCGTCGTCGTTCGTCGGCCGGTGCCCGCCGGGTCCGGGGCGGGGGTCCTCAGCCGTATCGGGCGTCTTCCGCGCACATGATGCTCCAGATACGGCATCCCGTACATGTCGGGGCTCACACCCGGTGGCCGTCACCGCGGGGGAGGGGGCGCCGGGCACGGAAGCGCGACCACCGCGGGGGCGGGGCGCCGGGCCCGGAAGCACGGTCGCGGCCGGGAAGGGGCCGCCGGGCACGGGAAAGCGGCCGGTCCCGCCCCCGAGGCGGGTCCGGCCGCTCATCGCGGCGTTGCCTTACGTCACTGTGCCGGTTCGGGCTCCGGTGCGTCCACCGCGTCGGCCTCACCGGCCGGGTCGATCGGGGTCTTCACCGAATCCAGCAGGAGCTGGGAGACATCCACGACCTGGATCGACTCCTTGGCCTGGCCGTCGTTCTTCTTGCCGTTGACCGAGTCGGTCAGCATGACGAGGCAGAACGGGCAGGCGGTGGAGACGATGTCCGGGTTGAGGGCGAGGGCCTCGTCGACGCGCTCGGTGTTGATGCGCTTGCCGATCCGCTCCTCCATCCACATCCGGGCGCCGCCGGCGCCGCAGCAGAAGCCGCGCTCCTTGTGGCGGTGCATCTCCTCGTTGCGCAGCCCCGGCACCTTCGCGATGATCTCGCGCGGCGGGGTGTAGATCTTGTTGTGCCGGCCCAGGTAGCACGGGTCGTGGTACGTGATCAGGCCCTCGACCGGGGTCACGGGGATCAGCTTGCCCTCGTCGATGAGGTGCTGGAGCAGCTGCGTGTGGTGGATGACCTCGTACTCGCCGCCGAGCTGCGGGTACTCGTTGGCGATCGTGTTGAAGCAGTGCGGGCAGGTGGCGACGATCTTCTTCGACGACTTGGGCTTCTTCGTCTCCGGTTCGTCGTCGTCCTCGCCGTACGCCATGTTCAGCATGGCCACGTTCTCCTGGCCGAGCTGCTGGAACAGCGGCTCGTTGCCCAGGCGGCGGGCGGAGTCACCCGTGCACTTCTCGTCGCCGCCCATGATCGCGAACTTGACGCCCGCGATGTGCAGCAGCTCCGCGAAGGCCTTGGTGGTCTTCTTCGCCCGGTCCTCCAGGGCGCCCGCGCAGCCGACCCAGTACAGGTACTCGACCTCGGTGAGGTCCTCGACGTCCTTGCCGACGATCGGGACCTCGAAGTCGACCTCCTTGGTCCACTCGACGCGCGCCTTCTTGGCGAGCCCCCAGGGGTTGCCCTTCTTCTCCAGGTTCTTGAGCATCGTGCCCGCCTCGGACGGGAACGAGGACTCGATCATCACCTGGTAGCGGCGCATGTCGACGATGTGGTCGATGTGCTCGATGTCCACCGGGCACTGCTCGACGCAGGCGCCGCAGGTGGTGCAGGACCACAGGACGTCCGGGTCGATGACGCCGTTCTCCTCGACGGTCCCGATCAGCGGCCGCTCGGCCTCGGCGAGCGCGGCGGCGGGGACGTCCTTGAGCTGTTCCTCGGTGGCCTTCTCCTCGCCCTCCATGGTCTTGCCGCCGCCGGCCAGCAGGTACGGGGCCTTGGCGTGCGCGTGGTCGCGCAGCGACATGATCAGGAGCTTCGGCGAGAGCGGCTTGCCGGTGTTCCACGCGGGGCACTGCGACTGGCAGCGGCCGCACTCGGTGCAGGTGGAGAAGTCGAGGATGCCCTTCCAGGAGAACTGCTCGACCTGGGAGACGCCGAAGACCGCGTCGTCGGCCGGGTCCTCCCAGTCGATCTCCTTGCCGCCCGAGGTCATCGGCTGGAGCGCGCCGAGCGCGACCTCGCCGTCGGCGTTGCGCTTGAACCAGATGTTCGGGAAGCCCAGGAAGCGGTGCCAGGCCACACCCATGTTGGTGTTGAGCCCGACGGTGATCGCCCAGATCATCGTCGTACCGAGCTTGATCATCGCGAACAGGTAGACGAGGTTCTGCAGCGTTCCGACGCTCAGTCCCTCGAAGGCCAGCACGAGGGGGTACGAGACGAAGTACGCGGGGCCGTAGCCGTCCACGTGGTGGAGCGCGCCCTCCAGGCCGCGGAGCACCAGGATCGCGGCGCCGATGATCAGGATGACGATCTCGACGAAGTACGCCTGGCCCATCTTGGAGCCGGTGAAGCGCGACTTGCGGCCGGCCCGCGAGGGCAGGTTCAGCTGGCGGATCGCGATCAGGACGAGGATGCCGACGGTCGTGCCGAGCGCGATGAACTCGATGTACATCTCGTACGGCAGGAAGGTGCCGATGTACGGCAGCACCCAGTCCGCCTGGAACAGCTGGCCGTACGCCGTGACGATCGTCAGGCCCAGGGTCAGGAAGCCGACCGCGACGAACCAGTGGGCGACGCCCACGATTCCCCAGCGGTTCATGCGGGTATGGCCGACGAACTCCTTGATCAAGGTGATCGTCCGCTGCTTGGGGTCGTCGGTGCGACTGCCGGCCGGTACCGCCTGTCCGAGGCGGACGAAGCGGTAGATCTGCGCGACGGCTCGGGCGACGAGCGCAACGCCGACGACCGTCAGCACCAGCGACACGATGATCGCGGCGAGTTGCATGAGTAGGGCTCCTCGGGCCTGCGAGAGCGGGATCCAGTTGAATACTGCCCACTACTACTAAGCAGTAACTTAATTAGTCTGTGCTGACACTATCCACTTAGTCCACCCCGCCGCAGCCGGGCGGGCGGTGATCTGTGTCGCTCAGGTGTGCCTTGGTCCGGCGGGTTCCGGGGAGCGCCGTCCGCAGCCAGTCGCGTGCGGCCTCGGCCAGGATCGCCAGGTCGAGTACGACTCCATGGTGCTCTGCGTAGTGCTGGTCGAGCAGGGCGGGGTCGTTCCACGGCAGGCCCGAGCGGGCCCGTACCTGTGCCAGTCCGGTCAGTCCCGGCCGCAGCTCCCGCTGCCGGCGCCGGGTGCGGGGGACCGCGGCGCGCGGGTTGCCGGGGGCGAGCGGGGCGGGGCCGACGAGGGCGAGGTCGCCGCGGACGACATGGGGGAGCCGGGAGAGCACGTCCAGGCGGAACCGGCGCGTCCGGAGCGTGCGCAGGGTGAAGACCCGGCCGTCCGGGCCGGTGCGGGGGCGGCGGTCCCAGGCCCCGCCGGGAGTGCGCCGCACGGTCAGTGCGAGGGCGGCGACCGCCACGGCGGGGGCGGTCAGAACCAGGAGCGCGGTGCCGAGCGCCAGGTCCAGCGCCCGTTCGGCCGTCGTGCTCGCCCTGCCCGTCGTGCTTGGCGCGCGGGGCAGGAAGCGGTCCGCGATCCGTCCGGCCCGGTCGGTGAGGCCGGCCAGGAGTGCGGCGGTGCGGGAGGGGAAGCGGCACCTCGCGGTTCCGGGCACCGCCGCGTACGCGGGCGGGAGCGGCCGGGCGCTCCGGGCCCACCGGGTCTTCCGTCTCATCTGCCGTACGTGCCGCTTCGTCGCGTTCTGCATCGCGCCCGCCCGGGGTTCGAGGTTCGATGGGTAACGATCCACGGTGAAACCTGCCGGTCAGGGACGGTTGTGGCCGTCTCGCGGCATTTTGTGACAGAACGATCCCATGCCGGAGTGGCGGGCCGGGTGGTGTGCGAGGGGTGTGGCGGGCGGAGACATGGCGCTGTGGCGTCCCGACCGGCAGGGATGTGTTCTGCGTAAGCATGTAAGTTGAGTCCGGTCGACTCAGCTCTGTTGACGCATGCGGCGATGTGATGCATCCTTGAGTCAGATCCGCTCAAGTAGTCAGTTGGAGGAATTGAAATGGCACGTGCGGTCGGCATCGACCTGGGCACGACTAACTCCGTCGTCAGCGTTCTCGAAGGCGGCGAGCCCACCGTCATCACCAACGCCGAAGGCGCCAGGACCACGCCGTCCGTCGTCGCCTTCGCCAAGAACGGCGAGGTGCTCGTCGGCGAGGTCGCCAAGCGCCAGGCGGTCACGAACGTCGACAGGACCATCCGCTCCGTCAAGCGCCACATGGGCACGGACTGGAAGATCGACCTCGACGGCAAGAGCTTCAACCCGCAGCAGATGAGCGCCTTCATCCTGCAGAAGCTGAAGCGCGACGCCGAGTCGTACCTGGGCGAGAAGGTGACCGACGCGGTCATCACCGTCCCCGCGTACTTCAACGACTCGGAGCGTCAGGCGACGAAGGAGGCCGGTGAGATCGCGGGCCTGAACGTCCTGCGCATCGTCAACGAGCCGACCGCCGCCGCCCTGGCGTACGGCCTCGACAAGGACGACCAGACGATCCTCGTCTTCGACCTCGGTGGCGGCAC
Proteins encoded in this window:
- a CDS encoding sugar transferase gives rise to the protein MPGTARCRFPSRTAALLAGLTDRAGRIADRFLPRAPSTTGRASTTAERALDLALGTALLVLTAPAVAVAALALTVRRTPGGAWDRRPRTGPDGRVFTLRTLRTRRFRLDVLSRLPHVVRGDLALVGPAPLAPGNPRAAVPRTRRRQRELRPGLTGLAQVRARSGLPWNDPALLDQHYAEHHGVVLDLAILAEAARDWLRTALPGTRRTKAHLSDTDHRPPGCGGVD